The genomic interval GTGTCCGCCTCCCACGCTTCTTCGCACTACTGGATGCGAGGATCCCATGGAAGCCCTGCCGGATCTGTCGCTTCTCTACGTCGGCGGCGAGGCCCTGCCCGAAGATGTCGCCGAGCGCTGGGCGCCGGGCCGTCGTCTGGTAAACGGCTATGGGCCGACTGAGTGCACGGTGACCGCGATGCGCGGGAGAATCACTGAAGGCGAGCCGATCACGATCGGGCGCCCTGTCTGCGGTCTTCTGGCCTGGGTGATGAATGACGCACTCGACGAAGTTCGTGACGGCGAACGAGGCGAGCTTTGTCTTGGCGGTATCGGTCTGTCGCGAGGCTATCGCAATCGGCCTGAATTGACTGCCCAGAAGTTTCCCGTGCACCCACGCCTGGGACGGATCTACCGCACGGGCGACCTCGCGCATCGCGATCCCGATGGCCGATTCTTTTACCACGGCCGGATGGATTCTCAGGTGAAGCTGCGCGGCTATAGAGTCGAGCTTGAGGCGATTGAAGCGAGGCTCGCCGAGTGCGATGGCGTGCGCGAAGCTGCCTGCCGAGTCCAGCAAAACGGCTCGCAGCAGATGCTCGTCGCATTCGTCGTGCCGGAGAATGGCCACGAGCCTCGGTTCTTCGACGATCTCAAAGCGTCGCTGCTGAAGACCCTGCCGGCTTACATGGTTCCGAGCCGCTTCGCAATTCTTTCCAAGCTTCCGACCAACGTTGGAGGAAAGCTGAACCGGGATGAGCTTCCCCAGGTCGAGAATCCAGGCCGCAACCACGACAAGCGATCGGTCGTGGCGCGGAACCTGATGGAAGAAAGAGTCGCTGCGGCTTTCGGAGAGACTCTTCGCCTGCCGGACAGCGTCGGCATCCACGACGATTTCTTCAACGATCTGGGCGGGGATTCGCTTAACGCCGCGGAGTTGATCTCCGCGTTGAGGGACGACCCGTCCACTGCATCTATAACCGTTCGCGATCTCTATGAAGCACGCTCGGTGGCGGAGTTGGCTAGACGAGCGCAGGCGAACGGGGCTGCGGAGGCGGCCGTCAAAGTAGAGTCCGCCCAGCCAGTCGGGCGTCCGGTTCTAGCGACAAGCGTTCAGATCCTCTGGCTTTTGATTGGCCTCGTTGTTGGATCGTCCGTCGCTTATTTCGCCGCCTTTGACGCGACGCCCTTCCTTATTCGTACCCTGGGCCTGATCCCGTTTCTTCTGGTGACTCCGTTCTTGCTGTTTGGGGCTTTGATAGTTTATACGCCGGTCGCAGTGCTGTTTGCCGTGCTTGCGAAGAAAGTCCTCATTGGCCGGTATCGTCCGTTGCGAGAGCCTGTTTTCGGGAGCTTCTACGTGCGGAACTGGATGGTCCAACAGGCGGTGCGAATGGTACCGTGGCGGCTGCTCGGAGGAACCGAGTTTCAACTCACCGCGCTTCGCGCTCTCGGAGCGCGCATCGGGCGGCGCGTGCATATTCATCGCGGCGTCAACCTTCTTCAAGGCGGCTGGGACCTGCTCGAAATCGGCGACGATGTGACGCTCAGTCAAGACGCCGCTGCACGAGTCGTGGACCTCGACGATGGGCAAGTGCTTGTCGGTCCCGTCTCTCTGGGTGAGGGCAGCACGTTGGACGTGCGCGCCGGCGTGAGCGCGAACACTTTACTCGAGCCGGGAGCGTTTCTCACTGCATTGTCGTCTTTGCCTGCCGGTGGCCGTATCCCGCGAGGCGAACGATGGGACGGCATTCCGGCCAAACCGGCGGGTCAGTCGCCGCCTCAACCACGAGTGCCCGGTGGAGAGCGAATCGTTTCACCATTCTGGCATGGCGTTGCGATGATTCTTGCGCGATTCGGACTCTGGCTGATCGTTGCCCTGGCACTGGAGCTGCCAACCGTCACCCTGGCGCTGATCTACGGACTTGACGCCGAGAGCTTGCTGGACTGGCTGCTTAGCCCTTCGCTTAATCTTTCATTAATCATTGCCGCGTTCGTGATGGTGTCCCTGATTGTGCCGCTCACTGTGACCATTGAAGCTCTTGCCATGAGAGCGATGGGACGGGTCCGGTCAGGCGTCATCGGCCGTTGGAGCCCCTCCTATGTGCGGGTCTGGTTGAAAACGCAGATCGTTCAGTCGGCCGGCGTGTGGCTCAGCGGAACGCTGTTTTGGCCGGTCTGGCTGCGCCTGGCCGGGATGAAGGTCGGACGCCGATGCGAGATCAGCACCATCATCGATGTCGTTCCCGAACTAGTCGAGATAGGCGCCGAAAGCTTTTTCGCCGATGGCATTTATCTCTGCGGGCCGCGCGTGCACCGCGGCGCCGTGACGCTTGAGCCAACCCGCCTCGGTGCAAACACATTTCTGGGAAATCACGTCGTCGTGCCGGCAGGTGAACGGCTGCCGGACAATATTCTGGTTGGTGTTTGCACTGTGGCGGATGATACGGTCATTCGCGCCGGGACCGCCTGGTTCGGTCATCCGCCGTTCGAGCTGCCGAGGCGGGAAACCACTGAATTCGATCGTCACCTCACCCACGAACCATCGTTGATCCGCTACGTGGACCGGGTGTTTTGGGAGCTGCTGCGCAACGGATTATTGATAGTGCCGCTGCTCGTCTTTCCCGCGTGGTTCGAGTTGCTAGCGGCCGCCAAGACGACGGTTTCATCGCCGCTCTTCCTTCTAGCTGTCGTGCCGTTGGTTACCCTGGGAACGGTCGCGTTCTTCTGCCTGCTCGTGCTTGCTCTCAAGTGGAGTCTACTGGGACGGGTTCGCCCGGGCATTCATGCATTTTGGTCTTGCTGGTGCAGCCGGTGGGATTTTCTGTACGTGGCCTGGGCCTTCTATGCAAGCGGCCCGCTCGCTTTCTTAGAAGGAACGTTGCTCCTATCGTGGTATCTGAGAGCGATGGGCGCGCGTGTAGGCCGAAGGGTCATTCTGGGGGGCGGGTTCTCTCAGGTGGTGGATCCTGACATGCTGCAGTTCGAGGACGGAGCAACAGTGAGTTGTCACTTTCAGGCCCACACGTTTGAAGATCGAGTTCTCAAGATTGATCGAGTGCTGATTCGCCGCCGGGCAACGGTAGGAAGCGGAGCGGTGTTGCTCTACGGTGCGGACATTGGCGCTGGGACTCACGTGGCCCCGCACAGCGTAGTGATGAAGCGCGAGAGCCTTCTTCCTGGGCGTTCATACAGCGGTTGTCCAACCCGCCCGGTCAAGACCCGAAATGAATGACTGAATCAGTTAGCTTCGAAGATTTCGTCGAGCAACTTCGCCCAAGCAACTTCTTCGCGCCCGGGGTCGAACAACGAAGCGAGCTTCTCGCAGTGTTCTCTTAGCTTGCGAAGAAACTTGGAATCGGCTTCCGCGCGGGTCAAAAGCGCAACCAACCCGTCCGTGTCGCCCGCTTCAAAATATCCCGGATAATTTTCGCCGAGGATTCCGACCGAACCTCGAATTCGCGAAGCGAGCACCGGTACGCCTGCCACCATTGCTTCTCCGAGCGCATTCGCGCCTCCTTCGACGCGAGACGACAGAACACAGACTCGGCACCCGGCTAACACGCGCCGAACACGCCACGGCGGCAATTCCCCAAGCCAACGATAGCGAGGGTTGACCCTCTCTTCTTCGCGCGCGCGCGTCGCGGCTCGCTCGGTCATTGCACCGCCAACCTGCAACACTCGGAGTCGCGACGACGCCGGCAACAATCGCGCAGCCATCGCGGCTCGAAACGGATCTTTAACCGGGCGAAGATGGCCGATGACGCAAACGTTGAAGCCGCGCGTCGATCGCAACGTAGCCGTTTGTTTCGCGACCGACTGAAAGATCACCCGCGTCTTCCCGCGCCAACTCCCGCTCAGTTCCTCGAGCGCCTTTGGTTGAAGCACAACAATTCGCGTGGCGAGGTCGAGAGACTTCTGCGCTCGCAGGCCGACGTTTAGATCGCGGTAGAGGTCGGTGCCGGTGAGCGCGACGATGATCGGCGAGTCAGGATGCTTGCGATGGAAGCGATCGATCGAGACAAAGCTTCGCCGGGCGTGCAAGGCGATCAAGAGATCGAGATGCTCGCCGTTGTAGGTCTGATGGATGCTCACCCGATGCCCGAGCTTTCGGAGAATGCGCGACCACCTGATCGCCGTCACTCGATTGCCATAGCGGGATCGCGCGGGAGCCGGCGTGACGATTCCGATTTTCATTTGCTCAGCGCACAGGTCCGAAAGCCCGCCCATACGTCGCGGCGGTCGGGTGTGTAGAAGTTCCGGTACGCATTTCGAATCAGCAGCGACCGCGTCGCCCAGCAGCCGCCTCGCAGAACTTTCTGATCGCCAAACCACGGCTCCGAGTATTCCTTGTATGGGCCGGCGGCGAACCCAGGATAAGGAGCGAACGTTGTGCTGGTCCATTCCCATACGTTGCCGATCATCTGCCGGCATCCGAACGCGCTGTCACCTGCCGGAAAACTAACTGCATTCACGCAACCCATCGCGCGCCAGTCCAGGTTGGCTTTATCCGGCATCGGCGATTCGTCGCCCCACGAATACGCGCGCTTGCGAGCCGCGATGCCTCGCCCGTCGCGCGCGGGCTCGCAGCTCGCGGCCATCTCCCACTCAGCTTCCGTGGGCAACCGGCGACGAGCCCACCGGCAATAGGCCTCGGCTTCGAACCAGTTGACGTGAACGACCGGCAGCCGAGCTTCGAGCGGACCAAGCTGATCGAAATTCCTGCGTAGCCACCGCCCGCCGGAGTCGGGCTGCCAGTAAACTGGATGCTCAGCGGCGGCGGCCTCGCGCCATTGCCAACCTTCATCGCTCCACAGATCGCGATTCAGGTAGCCGCCGTCCAAAACAAAGTTCAAGAACTCCCCGTTAGTCGTCGTGGTTCGCGAGATCGAGAACTCAGCGACTTCAACTTCGTGCGCGGACTGCTCGTTGTCGAGCTGAAAACTTGCGCCCGGTGAGTCACCCAGAAGAAACGTTCCGCCTGGGATGTGAGCGTCTCCGAGTATTTCTGGCTCGCGTTGTTCGACGTCTTCAAGCCGAGACGCGGTTTCAGCCGGCAGGTGGGTTTCGAGGCTCAGGCGCGGCGCTGAGTAGCCGTGAGTCTGTCGCGTGTAGGCAATCGCCTCGGCATGCATCTGCTCGTGAAACAGAACGAGATGCAAAAAATACGACTGACCGCAACGATCAATTTGTTTGTCGCTCGGCTCGCGATTCAGGTCGATGACGCGATCAAGCACACGCTTGAGGTACGCAAGCGTTTCGGCTCTCGAGGGCAAGGGCAAATCCCATCGCGTGTCGTGAGCTACTCGCGCCGAATCGTAGAGGCTGTCCCCGTGGGCGAGGAGAGGCGGTTCGCCGTGCAGATGACGCAAGCACCAGAATTCTGCGAACCAGCCGACGTGACCAATCTCCCAACGAAGCGGATTGACTATGGCAAGGCGCGGCCCCAGGAGTTGGTCATCGCTGAGGTCGGCCACGAGTTCGAGAGTGCGATCGCGCGCTTCTCGGAGCGCTTCAAGGATTTGATCAGTTGATGCTGTGGTTGCACTCGCGGTCATTGTTTGGTGAGCATCCGGTGCCGATACTAAATCACTTCAGTGAAGCTGACTAAAAAACTAGTCGTCGCTTGAGGGCTCCTGGTAGACCCGAACCCGCCCGGGCTCGACTATCCAAAGCTTGCCGCCCGGCTGTTCCCTTTCCAGAAACTTGGCAAGCGTTCGAACGAGAATCAGCACATCTTCGAGCGAGGGCCTGGACCTCAGTCTCAGCAAGACTATGCCCGAGTAGCTACTCGGGAGGAAACGTAGAGGGTTCGCAAAATCGAGATCGAAAGTTACCAGCGCGCGCCCCTCGCCAATGGCCGCTTGTAGCACTTCGTCATCAATCGCCGCACCGAGCCCCTCGCCCGGCATGGTTGAGACCTCGTGCCCCGCGGCATGAAGAATGTCGCGCGCGCGGTTGCCGAGACTGTCATCGAGCGTCAGCCTCATACGAGAGTCTCCAGAGGAACGTCTACATAGCGCTCACGCGCCATCTCGGAACCGTAGGCGATGCAAGCCTGAACGTCCTCTCTGGTGAGCCCAGGATAGTCATCCAAGATCTCATCGAACGTGCTGCCTGAAGCGAGCAGGTCGAGGATCAATGAGACCCATATCCGGGTACCGCGTATGCAAGGCTTGCCGAAGCATCGCGCGGGGTCGATCCAAATGCGTTTCAGTAGTTCGTCGCGAGTCATGTCCGTTCTCCTAATCTACTTCTCCCTGATTCATCACTCGCATTATCACTTGCTTGCCTTGCTTGCGCGAGGGTCAATCACGTTGAATGCGATTCCTGACCGCGGCGTGGGCTTTCGGCGAGGTTTAGACCTTCCGGTTCAAAGTGGTTGGCGAAGGGATCAACGGGGAAAAGTCGCATCAAGAGCCTTGGCGCCAAGAGCGACCAGGTTGCTGTTGGCTTCACTGGTAAACGTGAAAAGCGGCTTGTTCCACTCACTCGCAATTCAAACGTCCAGTCCGGCCCCATTCTTCCGCAACCACTCTCTGCGTTCGCCGTAGGCGGGCATAACCTTGTCTACCTCGTTCCAAAATGCATCAGTGTGGTCGAGATGGTGGAAGTGACAAAGTTCGTGCACAACAATGTAGTCTACGATGGTTTGAGGAGCCATCATGCATTTCCAATGAAAGGCAACGTTGCCTCGGGGCGAGCATGAAGCCCAACGGCGACCGAGCTCTCGGACATCGACTACATGAGGCGTAACCCCGACCTTAGGCGCGTAGTAGCCAACTCGTCGCGAGATTCGCTCGCGGCCCTGTGCGATGTAGTAATCACGAAAGGCTGCCTTTGCGGCTGCTATCTCCCCACGATCCACCAGGTCGCGGCGCAAGCAGAATCTGCCGTTCTTCAACAGCAGGGGTTCTTCCTGGTCTGCAACGAGCGATAACCGGTAGGAGCGGCCGAGATAGAGAAAGCCTTCACCGTTTCGATATTCGCGCAAGACACGGGTTGCATTGAGGTCGCGCCACTCGGCGAGATTCTTGTAAATCCAATACCGCTTGGCCTCGACTATGTCCTCGATACGCTCGGCGGGAATGGACTCGGGCGCACGCACGAGCACTCGGCCATCGCGCTCGATGACGATGTCCGCCGTCGCGCGATTGCTACGCACGACTTCGTATGAAATGTCTTCCACTGGCTTGGCTTTCATTTTGTCAGCTCGTTGTGCCTCTTCTCAGCGAGTTTGACGATCTCGACCGCAATGCGTTCGTGCTTCTCAGTCAAAGGCGGAATATTCGCTAGCAGAATCTCCGTGTCGATGTTACCCCGGAGATTCTTCACCTCGATCGGCTTCTTCCAGAAGTCGATGATATCGATCGTATCTTGCAGCGTCTCGACTATGCGCGCCATCAAGTCCTTCAGGCGTTGCCGGTGTTCGACGGGCACGTCACCACCGTCGTACGCGAGTTGCACAGCGTAGTCGAAGAAAGTTGTCGCCTCTTTGGTGAGCCCCTCGATCGTTTCCGTTCGGCCTGCCAGCGCTTCGGTTCGCAGTTCTTCGTAGCGCTCCGCCAAAACCTTCCAGTTATCTTTGAATGCCTCGATCAGTTTCTCGAGCTTCTCGCTTAGCCGTTTGTAGAATGCCGGGTCTTCGTCAAAGTGAATCGTACAATGCTTGCGGATGGCGTGCTCCATTTCGCTCGCCTTCGCTTCGGGGTCGCCTTGAGAGTGTTTCCGAACGTGCGCCATGAAATCATCTGACAGCAGTTCGATAGGCGGTATCTTCGGATTGATTCCCAGGTCAATGAGGTGTTCGTTGATGAGAGCCTTCACCTTCGCCCCTGCGTCGGCGATGTCGAGCGAGTCGTCTTTGTAGCGCTCCTTCACCATCCTCAATAAGTAACCCAACCGCCGCGCCGGTCCTCGATACGAATGCCCAGCACTATTTGGCAGAATTAAGTTCAGGCTCTGGAGAAATTTGTTCAGATAGACATCGAAGTCGGCCCGGCACTTTATGTCCTTCATCGCGCCGACCGCGGCATGCACGACGGCTACTTCCGCTTCTGGAGTAGCCAGTGTGCCCCTCAAGAACGGTTCGATCTCCATCACGCCGGCGCCGCGGAAGTGCTGGAGAAGCCGCTGGTAACGCTCTTCGAGGATCGGCAGCTCGGTAAGCAGGTTCTTCAGGCCTTCCTGAATGTCTGCTGAGTCTTCCTCCGCATAGATCGCGAGGGCCTCGGTCAGATGGTTAGCCAGACCGATGTAGTCCACGATGAAGCCGCGATGCTTGTTCTTCTCTACTCGATTCACGCGGGCGATGGCTTGCAGCAGGTTGTGTTCGCGCAGCTTCTTGTCGATATACATCACCTGCTCGACGGGAGCATCGAATCCGGTCAGCAGCATGTCGCACACGATTAGAAACGCTATTCCGGTCAGTTCCTTCTCCGGGTCGTCAAAGTCGAAGGGCTTGCAGAAATTCTCCACCGCATTCAAGCGCTTCGCTTCCTTGCGAGCTTCGGTGATAACCGCCAGCTCGTTAGTGGGATCGGAGGAGATCACCACCACCGCTTTCAAGAATGCAATGCGCCGCGTCAGTTCGGGATCAGGCTTAGGTTTGACCTTCTCCCGATCGAGTCGCTCGCCTAGCGCTTCGCAGATGGCCTTCTGGTAACGGACCGCTGCGAGCTTGGAGTGGCAGACTACCTGCGCCTTGAACCCGTCCGGCAAAATGTTGTCGATGTAGTGGTCAACCAGATCGCCGGCAATAGCGCCGATTCGCTTCTCGGCTTCGAGGATGTCTCCACTCGCGCCGTACTTTTTCTTGATAGCTTCAATCTCCGCTTCCGTACGGTGGCGGAAAAGGTCCTCGAACTTTGTGTCGAAGCCGTGCTTGTCTTTCAGCGCCGTGTCCGCCGTGCGGCCTTCGTAGAGGATTTGCAGCGTCGTCCCGTCATGCACGGCGTCCATCAACTTGTAGGTGTCGATGTATTCGCCGAATCGCTTCACTGTCCGCCGCGTTCCGTGCTGCTCGGTGATGAGCGGCGTGCCGGTGAAGGCGATGCGTGTCGCGTTGGGAAAGGCTTCGAAAATGTTATCGCCAAGGTCTGAGCTTTGAGTGCGGTGCGCCTCGTCAATCATCAGAAGGATGCGCTCCGATGAATTGACGATACCAAAGCTCTCCGCCGAGGGTGGCTTGCCGTAGCTCGCCAGCGCATCTTTAACGGCCGGCGGCAACTCCTCGACGCGCTCCATGAACTTGTGCGCCATCACCATATTCACGTCCGAAGCGTCGGTGCTCAGGTGCTCGCGGAGGTCTGCGGTGCTCGTGATCACGTTGACCTTCCCACCGATGAGTTTTGCCGTCGCCGAGAGTTGCTCTTCGAGATCGACTCGGTCGTTGATCAGCAAAATCTTGAAGTCCGCGAGATCCGCCGAAGCACGCAGCATCCGCGCGACGAACACCATCGTGAGCGATTTGCCCGAGCCCTGCGTGTGCCACACCACGCCTGATCGTTCCTCCGGCGTCTTCCCCGTGCGCAAGCGTTCCACGATACGACGAGCGGCGCGGTATTGCTGGTAACGGCAGACCACCTTCACCCGCTTGCCCGAGTCCGTGTCCATGAAGACAGTGCAGGTTCGCAGCACGTCGAGCAACGTGTCGGGCGCGAGCAATCCCTGGATCATGCGCTCCTGTTCACGCTCGATGCCGAGCGGCGGCGTGTAAGCGCGGCGGCTCTCGGGCCAGATATCCTTCCACGCGTAGAAATGCTCGTGGCCTGAAGTGATGGTGCCGAACTCCGCCTTCTCGCCGCAGGTGCGAATGAGCAGCAGGTTCGAGTAGAAGAGGCGCGGCTCGCCTTCACGCAATCCGGCGGCGGTCGTCTCGGGACGCGCGTTCCGGTAGCGCAGCAGTTGCTCGAAGGCTGCGTGCATTGGGTTCGCGGTGTTTGCGTCGCCGATCTTCGCCTCGACCACGACGAGCGGAATGCCATTCACGAACAGAACAATGTCCGGGATTATGCAGCTCTTCACGCAGCCCGGCGTGTCGATGCGGAACTGATTGATCGCGTGAAACACGTTCCGTTCGGGATGGGCGAAATCAATCAACTGAACAACCGGATCGGACTCGCCGGTCAATTCGTTCACGTCCACTTGCGCCTTGAGAAAAAGCGCATGAACCGCTTCGTTTGCTTCGAGCAGCGTGCGGCTGGGATGACGCACAAGCTGGTCGCGCAAGTCATCGAGCTGCCGCTCGGTCAGCCACTCCTTGCCGTCAGCCGCGCGATTGATAGCTCGCACTGCGTTGCGAAAGACTTCGGGCAGCAGCCATTGGCGGAAGCTCCCGCGCAAGCTCGCGGCTGGGTCGAATGGGATCATGCCGTGACCCTGATCGATGACCGTCCAGCCCAGCGAGTTGAGCTGGTCAAGGAACGGCTTTTCGACGTGGAAGTATTCAGACATCGACGGCTCTAATTGCGAACGTTCAGTAAGCTGCTAGTAGTTCGTCTAACGACTGGACTGCTCTGCATAATAGCCAGAGTTGACGGAATAGCCAATTGATCCTAGTCTACCAACGAATCTTCGAGTGGCTTCATATGTCAAAGCTAACACCCCGCAACAGCAAGGCCGATCTGGCTGTTACCAAAAGGACAGCGATCGCCAAATTAGAAGAAGGGGGCAACGCTCTCTTTACTCGAATGCAGACGCGCAAAGCAAGAAGGGGAATGAAGACCGCGTTCAATGCCTCGCCCGCCCAACTTGGACGCGCCGCCGTCAAGGCTGCGAGAGAGAATCGCTAGACGTTTACTCTGGATGATCATTAGTAAGTGAGTCCAGCCCAATAGTGTCAGCAGTGATGACACTATCAAGCCGTGACCATGGTGGTTGACGGTCCAGCCGATCGCCGCGAGTTGTCCGGGAATGGCCCTTAGACTGTGAGAGTATTCGGACCTTACCGCCGCCTCTTTCTCGGTGCTCCTCGCAACGGTTCGGAGCACATGGCTTCTGCAGGAACGTCTTTTCGACGTGGAAGTATTCGGACACGGGAAGCGTCTTTCTTTAACTACGAACAAGCCACCGTCAAATAGACAATGCAACCTATTGACTTGAAAGGGGCGGCCCTCAGCAAAGGCGGTCATCTTTGTATAAACTAATTGTCTAATCATCGGCTTCATCGCCCGTCTTATACAATACCCATTTCGCTGCTCGGGTAGCGCCTTGAGGCCGGACTAGCTTTTCTCGCTTCATCTCCTGAAGCAGGTTCGTTACAAAATTCCGCTTTTGCATCTCATCCAGCACGTCCGAAAGCTTTTCCACCAGCAACCGATCCATCTCAGGCCGCGATGCTTCTCCAAACCTCTCGAGGTAAGAGATCACCATACTCTTGTAATGAGCCTTATCAAACGCTCGATGTTTGATGTATGCCGCCTTGTCCCCAGTCGCAGCCGCGACCCTTGCAGAGACAAAGAGATTGGGCCGCCGCCCTTCGATCAGTTTCCGTTGCTTGAGGCGTTTGAAGGCCTCATTATCGAGCAGTCTTTTCTTCTGCACCTTATCAAGCGCGATCACATCCATCAGATCAATCTCCGTCCGACTCATCAACAAGCGGGTGTAGTTTTCATCGAGCTCCCGGCCCGTAAGCCTGACCGCAACCTTATTCGGTTCACCCAACTCGTAATCAGGCATCGGGAAGCTGCGCTGCCATTGCAGCGTGAACATCTTCTTGATCCCGCTGCCTATGGTATCGATCATGTTCAGATTCACCATTGCCTGAGCGAGGAAGGGATTTCGGTAAACCTCCGGCGGCGCATCGCTGCGGATCATGTCTTCCACGGTTCCCGGAATGAACGACCCCAGGTTAGTAAAGAAGAGCGATTCCGGTGTCTCCACCACGTTGATGCGCCCGCCCACGGTGTAGTCCTGATGGGCAATGCAATTGTGCAAAGTCTCGCGAATGACCCACGGCTCGTATTGCGTGACTTCGTGCGGGAACAAGGTGCCGCTGGGCAACTGCCGGATGGTGAGATTGCGAATCTTGCCGAGCACCTGATCGCTCGCCAGAATCAGTGGCAGACCGAAATGCTGGTAGTCCTTTTCCAGGTTCCGCTCGTCACGCAACACCCAGGTGATCCGGGCCTGCGCTGGAGACAGGTAGTGGGTGGATTCGTCTTTGCCCAGTAACAGCAGGGCCGTGTGGGTCACCTTCCCGCCGATGCAAACCTTTGCCTTGTTTAAGAAGGTCGCATCATCCCAGGTAGAGGACGCCGCTGCGGCTTTTGGATTCTTTTCCTTATATTGGGCGCGCGCAAATTGGAGCGCCTGCGGGTCGAGGTCAGCCAGACTCGCGCCTTCCACTACCTGCGCAGACCAATCCTGGCGAGTGCTGGAAAGAATATGCCAGAGCTTGCGCTCTTTCTCCTGGTAATCCTTGAGCTTCTTATTGTAGCTGCCGACGCGGATGAATTCTTCGCCCTGAAAGCGAACCGGAGCCGTGTTGGCAGCCTGAATCTCGAACAGAACCATCGGTAGTCCGTTCCGCTCGAATTCGTGAATCGTGAAATCAATCCGAGGGCTAAGCAGTCGAAGCAGCCAGTTCTCCAGTTCCTCATTGCCGACCTTCGCCCGTCGCGGCTGAAACGTAGTGCCCAGAACATTGTGAGTGCGGTCTTCGACACCCCATACGATGTAACCGGCCCGTTTGCCATGCAACACGGCCCCGTTCGAAATGGCAGAAATGTATTCACCGATCTTTACTGGATTCGCATTGTTGTGCTTGAACTCCACCCATTCCGTTTCGGCATCCAGCGGAAGGAGTGCATCCAGCTTTTTCTGCGGGTCGGTCGTTGCCATCACAGGTTCGACTCGAGTTTAGTTCGGCTCTTTGTTTGTGTGCTTACGCGCGCGGACTATCAACGCCTTTACTTCGGGTGATGGCCAGTTTGGCAGGTCGGCCGGCGGTTCGTCCACCAGCGTGGCAGCCTGATAGCCAAGAATGAGCGCCCGAATATCCGCTAGCAACTGCTGAAAAGCAAGGTGAGCCTCCAGCGTGCGGGAGGCCTTACGTCTCTTCCCGTGCGCCGCGGCCTTGGATCGCTTGGTACTCATTGGACTAAGCCACCTCCGATTCTTCAACCTGTATGCGCACGTGCCCGGTCAGCAGGTCGTGCATCAGGCCGTGTTTTTGCTGGCGCAGTTTTGCGAGGTGAGTAGCGTTCGCTGCCTCGTCCTCGCGGTACGCAAGACTGGCAGAAACAATCAACTGCTGTTCGTCAGGTGGCGGAACGCCAATCTGCATGCCGCTGAGCGCTCTGCGGTTGATCGTGTTTAGCCCCGAGCTAGTTGCACAGTTCAACTCCCAATAGTGTTGGGCGTGAAACGAATTCAACCAAAGCAATGAATAGCGGGGATCGCATCGAATCGCGCGTAGCCGGAAGAGATGATTCTGAAAGAGCATTCCCTCG from Acidobacteriota bacterium carries:
- a CDS encoding RNA-binding domain-containing protein, translating into MATTDPQKKLDALLPLDAETEWVEFKHNNANPVKIGEYISAISNGAVLHGKRAGYIVWGVEDRTHNVLGTTFQPRRAKVGNEELENWLLRLLSPRIDFTIHEFERNGLPMVLFEIQAANTAPVRFQGEEFIRVGSYNKKLKDYQEKERKLWHILSSTRQDWSAQVVEGASLADLDPQALQFARAQYKEKNPKAAAASSTWDDATFLNKAKVCIGGKVTHTALLLLGKDESTHYLSPAQARITWVLRDERNLEKDYQHFGLPLILASDQVLGKIRNLTIRQLPSGTLFPHEVTQYEPWVIRETLHNCIAHQDYTVGGRINVVETPESLFFTNLGSFIPGTVEDMIRSDAPPEVYRNPFLAQAMVNLNMIDTIGSGIKKMFTLQWQRSFPMPDYELGEPNKVAVRLTGRELDENYTRLLMSRTEIDLMDVIALDKVQKKRLLDNEAFKRLKQRKLIEGRRPNLFVSARVAAATGDKAAYIKHRAFDKAHYKSMVISYLERFGEASRPEMDRLLVEKLSDVLDEMQKRNFVTNLLQEMKREKLVRPQGATRAAKWVLYKTGDEADD
- a CDS encoding SprT family zinc-dependent metalloprotease, producing MKAKPVEDISYEVVRSNRATADIVIERDGRVLVRAPESIPAERIEDIVEAKRYWIYKNLAEWRDLNATRVLREYRNGEGFLYLGRSYRLSLVADQEEPLLLKNGRFCLRRDLVDRGEIAAAKAAFRDYYIAQGRERISRRVGYYAPKVGVTPHVVDVRELGRRWASCSPRGNVAFHWKCMMAPQTIVDYIVVHELCHFHHLDHTDAFWNEVDKVMPAYGERREWLRKNGAGLDV
- a CDS encoding HsdR family type I site-specific deoxyribonuclease, which produces MSEYFHVEKPFLDQLNSLGWTVIDQGHGMIPFDPAASLRGSFRQWLLPEVFRNAVRAINRAADGKEWLTERQLDDLRDQLVRHPSRTLLEANEAVHALFLKAQVDVNELTGESDPVVQLIDFAHPERNVFHAINQFRIDTPGCVKSCIIPDIVLFVNGIPLVVVEAKIGDANTANPMHAAFEQLLRYRNARPETTAAGLREGEPRLFYSNLLLIRTCGEKAEFGTITSGHEHFYAWKDIWPESRRAYTPPLGIEREQERMIQGLLAPDTLLDVLRTCTVFMDTDSGKRVKVVCRYQQYRAARRIVERLRTGKTPEERSGVVWHTQGSGKSLTMVFVARMLRASADLADFKILLINDRVDLEEQLSATAKLIGGKVNVITSTADLREHLSTDASDVNMVMAHKFMERVEELPPAVKDALASYGKPPSAESFGIVNSSERILLMIDEAHRTQSSDLGDNIFEAFPNATRIAFTGTPLITEQHGTRRTVKRFGEYIDTYKLMDAVHDGTTLQILYEGRTADTALKDKHGFDTKFEDLFRHRTEAEIEAIKKKYGASGDILEAEKRIGAIAGDLVDHYIDNILPDGFKAQVVCHSKLAAVRYQKAICEALGERLDREKVKPKPDPELTRRIAFLKAVVVISSDPTNELAVITEARKEAKRLNAVENFCKPFDFDDPEKELTGIAFLIVCDMLLTGFDAPVEQVMYIDKKLREHNLLQAIARVNRVEKNKHRGFIVDYIGLANHLTEALAIYAEEDSADIQEGLKNLLTELPILEERYQRLLQHFRGAGVMEIEPFLRGTLATPEAEVAVVHAAVGAMKDIKCRADFDVYLNKFLQSLNLILPNSAGHSYRGPARRLGYLLRMVKERYKDDSLDIADAGAKVKALINEHLIDLGINPKIPPIELLSDDFMAHVRKHSQGDPEAKASEMEHAIRKHCTIHFDEDPAFYKRLSEKLEKLIEAFKDNWKVLAERYEELRTEALAGRTETIEGLTKEATTFFDYAVQLAYDGGDVPVEHRQRLKDLMARIVETLQDTIDIIDFWKKPIEVKNLRGNIDTEILLANIPPLTEKHERIAVEIVKLAEKRHNELTK